The proteins below are encoded in one region of Engraulis encrasicolus isolate BLACKSEA-1 chromosome 1, IST_EnEncr_1.0, whole genome shotgun sequence:
- the LOC134454699 gene encoding zinc finger protein ZFP2-like, with amino-acid sequence MISTEGESRTTGRQVNKGEECDDQMDSVVGNVETHRPTDSTRFSAPTFTISDEACQTIEIHVLKEQTCELQIQSDSLSVGYVVKEGTLEAIVKTEDFGENYDGAPTSGADCLTQKTFSSSSTDIKAEPLQEEDGVSNMNSVLVSSDMIECPPDLVSRFQLKRLSVLLVDCFTPQGQQGPKNTNKDGEKIQTGYLGRHQLTHTREKRYRCQRCNTSFSCPNRLKTHQVIHKRERPYKCQLCWKSFSQARLFKRHQRLHTGERPYKCGHCGKSFSQAGNLKRHQRNHTGEKPYRCQLCNKSFSRADNLAEHQHLHTGERPYKCGQCGKSFSQAGNLKCHQRNHTGEKPYHCQQCGKSFLNVGPLRRHQRKYHMGRDGQYQCSAQLCGKHFKRARDLTKHQVIHTAGEKAYLCHQCGLGFAQEKGLQQHRLIHTGEKGALPYQCSHTSKAPAEISVTLGDEEDENEEDGGTSAPEDTEEELHHNLTSTRKELMSSPLPKSKAYQCQLCGTMLSSQAYLHQHQLNHARKPYHCKRCRKSFSNAGALGAHQGSCHAEWDRPYQCSVQLCAKRFKQAQDLREHQLIHTVDKPHRCGQCGLGFAKQIGLKRHIHVHMRDKPSQYQQLEEREGAPCGRGFPSAETLIEHQLIPIGHDMPYPCSRCGLRFAHKTGLNRHQGQAHKEPPQRRTVTSRNRNIILPRRYTS; translated from the exons ATGATTTCAACGGAGGGCGAGAGTCGGACCACAGGACGCCAGGTAAACAAGGGAGAGGAATGTGATGACCAGATGGACTCCGTCGTTGGAAATGTGGAAACGCATAGGCCTACAGACTCAACGCGTTTCTCGGCGCCGACGTTTACCATATCTGACGAAGCCTGTCAGACAATAGAGATACATGTGTTGAAAGAACAGACATGTGAACTGCAAATTCAGTCGGATTCTTTATCAGTTGGATATGTCGTCAAAGAGGGAACACTGGAGGCGATAGTGAAGACAGAAGACTTCGGAGAAAACTATGACGGTGCTCCAACAA GTGGAGCTGATTGCCTCACACAGAAgacgttctcctcctcctctacagacatTAAAGCAGAACCGCTGCAG GAAGAAGATGGAGTATCCAACATGAATTCAGTCCTCGTGAGCTCTGACATGATCGAGTGTCCTCCAGATCTGGTGTCTCGATTCCAGCTGAAAAGGTTATCAGTGCTACTGGTCGACTGCTTTACACCACAAGGCCAGCAAGGACCAAAGAACACAAACAAAGATGGAGAAAAAATACAAACTG GATACCTGGGACGGCACCAGCTCACCCACACAAGAGAGAAACGCTACCGATGCCAGCGGTGTAATACAAGCTTTTCATGTCCAAACCGTCTTAAAACACATCAGGTCATTCACAAAAGAGAGAGGCCATACAAATGTCAGCTGTGTTGGAAAAGCTTTTCACAGGCAAGACTTTTCAAACGTCACCAGCGccttcacactggagagaggccctaCAAATGTGGACATTGTGGGAAGAGTTTTTCACAGGCAGGAAATCTGAAACGTCACCAACGTAATCACACGGGAGAGAAGCCCTACCGATGCCAGTTGTGTAACAAAAGCTTTTCACGTGCAGACAATCTTGCAGAACACCAACAccttcacactggagagaggccctaCAAATGTGGACAGTGTGGGAAGAGTTTTTCACAGGCAGGAAATCTGAAATGTCACCAACGTAATCACACGGGAGAGAAGCCCTACCACTGTCAGCAGTGTGGGAAGAGTTTTTTAAATGTAGGACCTCTCAGGCGTCACCAACGCAAGTATCACATGGGGAGGGACGGGCAGTACCAATGTAGTGCGCAGCTGTGTGGGAAACATTTTAAACGGGCACGAGATCTCACCAAACACCAGGTGATCCACACAGCAGGAGAGAAGGCCTACCTATGCCATCAATGTGGGTTGGGTTTTGCTCAGGAAAAAGGTCTGCAGCAACACAGgctcattcacacaggagagaaggggGCCCTGCCCTACCAATGTAGTCACACGTCCAAGGCCCCAG CGGAGATCTCTGTAACATtaggagatgaggaggatgagaatgaggaggatggaggaacgAGCGCTCCAGAGGACACTGAAGAGGAACTCCACCACAATCTCACTAGTACAA gaaaGGAACTGATGTCATCTCCACTTCCCAAATCCAAGGCTTATCAGTGCCAACTATGTGGGACGATGCTGTCAAGTCAAGCGTATCTGCATCAACACCAGCTGAACCACGCGAGGAAGCCCTACCACTGTAAACGGTGTAGGAAAAGCTTTTCAAATGCAGGGGCTCTCGGAGCACACCAAGGCAGTTGTCATGCAGAGTGGGACAGGCCCTATCAGTGCAGTGTGCAGCTGTGTGCGAAACGTTTTAAACAGGCACAAGATCTCCGCGAGCACCAGCTGATCCACACAGTGGACAAACCCCACCGATGTGGACAGTGTGGGTTGGGTTTTGCAAAGCAAATAGGTCTGAAACGACACATCCACGTTCACATGCGAGACAAGCCCTCCCAATACCAACAGttagaagaaagagagggagcccCGTGTGGGAGAGGTTTTCCATCGGCAGAAACCCTCATAGAACACCAGCTTATCCCCATAGGACATGACATGCCCTACCCCTGCTCACGGTGTGGCTTACGTTTTGCACACAAAACAGGTCTGAATAGGCACCAAGGGCAGGCACACAAGGAGCCACCACAACGCAGGACTGTAACCTCAAGGAACAGGAACATTATATTGCCGCGAAGGTACACATCATGA